One region of Cobetia sp. cqz5-12 genomic DNA includes:
- the aceK gene encoding bifunctional isocitrate dehydrogenase kinase/phosphatase produces the protein MGNDVDSDERGNGQQGQRLATTVLHGFDEYRSRFKQISSDARRRFIEADWREAQQASAARINLYDEKVAATMERLERAFEPERLCECTLWGEAKRQYMALIDQRLDYKLAETFYNSIFCSVFSHRHIRDDWMFVSPSRQGPARHSGLSISHRVSVEGDWAGALESVLDEAPLGIAFEHQGRDVTLGAEMLLATLPEAVRDAPDAAFEMLRSVFYRNKGAYLVGRIEGGGQTLPLVLPVLHTERDGVYLDTVIIEPEEVSIIFSFTRAYFQVEIEVPGEVVGFLQTLMPEKPIGELYAAIGFYKHGKTELFRGLNQHVASRSDQFIIAPGVRGMVMAVFVLPSYRLVFKLIKDRFAPGKDMSRDQVREKYRLVKRHDRVGRLADTQEFSNFTVGKDHFDPACLEELLEVCSSSISLRGNKVLIRHCYTERMMTPLNLYLEECDAEETRAVLNDYGNAIKQLAAADIFPGDMLLKNFGVTRHGRVVFYDYDEISYLTECNFREIPEARYPEQELASEPWYSVGPNDIFPEEFGPFLFADLQLRKLFYELHPEIFQASWWRGLQDAIAQGRVIDVYPYRNKRRFGVDRSQDFIDD, from the coding sequence ATGGGCAATGATGTGGACAGTGACGAGCGCGGCAATGGCCAGCAGGGCCAGCGACTGGCGACGACCGTGCTGCATGGCTTCGATGAATATCGATCACGCTTCAAGCAGATTTCCAGCGACGCGCGGCGGCGCTTCATCGAGGCCGACTGGCGTGAGGCACAGCAGGCTTCCGCCGCGCGCATCAACCTCTACGATGAGAAGGTCGCCGCCACCATGGAGCGGCTGGAGCGTGCCTTCGAGCCCGAGCGCCTGTGCGAGTGCACCCTGTGGGGCGAGGCCAAGCGGCAGTACATGGCGCTGATCGATCAACGCCTCGACTACAAGCTGGCCGAGACCTTCTACAACTCCATCTTCTGCAGCGTGTTTTCCCATCGCCACATCCGCGATGACTGGATGTTCGTCTCGCCATCCCGCCAGGGGCCGGCACGCCATTCCGGCTTGAGCATCAGCCATCGTGTGTCGGTCGAGGGTGACTGGGCAGGGGCACTCGAATCCGTGCTCGACGAGGCGCCGCTGGGGATCGCCTTCGAGCACCAGGGGCGCGATGTGACGCTGGGCGCCGAGATGTTGCTCGCGACGCTGCCTGAGGCGGTGCGCGATGCGCCGGACGCCGCCTTCGAGATGCTGCGCAGCGTCTTCTATCGCAACAAGGGGGCCTATCTGGTCGGGCGCATCGAGGGTGGCGGCCAGACCCTGCCACTGGTGTTGCCGGTGCTGCATACCGAGCGCGATGGTGTCTATCTGGATACCGTGATCATCGAGCCGGAAGAGGTCTCGATCATCTTCTCCTTCACGCGGGCCTATTTTCAGGTCGAGATCGAAGTGCCCGGCGAGGTGGTCGGGTTCCTGCAGACCCTGATGCCCGAGAAGCCCATCGGCGAGCTGTACGCCGCCATCGGCTTCTACAAGCATGGCAAGACCGAGCTGTTCCGCGGCCTCAACCAGCATGTGGCGAGTCGCTCCGATCAGTTCATCATCGCGCCCGGCGTGCGCGGCATGGTGATGGCGGTCTTCGTGCTGCCCAGTTACCGGCTGGTGTTCAAGCTGATCAAGGACCGCTTCGCCCCCGGCAAGGACATGAGTCGTGATCAGGTGCGCGAGAAGTACCGTCTGGTCAAACGCCATGATCGCGTTGGGCGACTGGCCGATACGCAGGAATTCTCGAACTTCACCGTCGGCAAGGACCACTTCGACCCGGCCTGCCTTGAAGAGCTGCTGGAGGTGTGCAGTTCCTCGATCAGCCTGCGCGGCAACAAGGTGCTGATCCGTCACTGCTATACCGAGCGCATGATGACGCCGCTCAACCTGTATCTCGAGGAGTGTGACGCCGAGGAAACCCGCGCGGTGCTCAATGACTATGGCAACGCGATCAAGCAGTTGGCTGCCGCTGACATCTTCCCCGGCGACATGTTGCTCAAGAACTTCGGCGTCACGCGCCACGGGCGGGTGGTCTTCTATGACTACGACGAGATCAGCTACCTGACCGAGTGCAACTTCCGCGAGATTCCCGAGGCACGTTACCCTGAGCAGGAACTGGCCAGCGAGCCCTGGTATTCGGTGGGGCCCAACGACATCTTCCCCGAAGAGTTCGGCCCTTTCCTGTTTGCCGACCTCCAGCTGCGCAAGCTGTTCTACGAGCTGCATCCCGAGATCTTCCAGGCCAGCTGGTGGCGTGGCCTGCAGGACGCCATCGCGCAAGGGCGCGTGATCGATGTCTATCCCTATCGCAACAAGCGGCGCTTCGGTGTCGATCGCAGTCAGGACTTCATCGATGACTGA
- a CDS encoding bile acid:sodium symporter family protein gives MFETLNRFFPLWALVFAGIAVVAPTPFVALKDTIQPLLALIMFAMGLTLSRDDFMRVARRPGPIALGLLLQYSVMPLAAFLIARLLGLDPALTVGMVLVGATAGGTSSNVMTWLAGGHVALSVSMTMASTLLSIVMTPLLTWWLLGTDIDVPVSGMLLSIAKLVVAPIVLGVVVHHFARDLIREWESALASLAMLAIVLIIAIVVSLNVGRLATLGPLVALAVVAHNAIGLSAGYGLSRLFGLDERTSRTIAIEVGMQNSGLAASLASQFFSATAALPGAIFSIWHNVSGSLLAGYWKRRPPKFVTGSKHRYEV, from the coding sequence ATGTTCGAGACGCTGAATCGTTTCTTCCCCTTGTGGGCGCTGGTCTTTGCCGGCATCGCCGTGGTGGCTCCGACGCCGTTCGTGGCGCTCAAGGACACCATTCAGCCTCTGCTGGCGCTGATCATGTTCGCCATGGGCCTGACCCTGTCACGTGACGACTTCATGCGCGTGGCACGCCGACCGGGGCCCATCGCGCTGGGGCTCTTGCTGCAGTACAGCGTGATGCCGCTGGCCGCCTTCCTGATCGCGCGTCTGCTGGGGCTGGACCCGGCCCTGACGGTGGGCATGGTGCTGGTCGGCGCCACGGCAGGGGGGACCTCCTCCAACGTGATGACCTGGCTGGCTGGCGGACACGTGGCGCTATCGGTCTCGATGACCATGGCCTCGACGCTGCTCTCCATCGTGATGACGCCGCTGCTGACCTGGTGGCTGCTGGGCACCGATATCGACGTGCCGGTCAGCGGCATGCTGCTGAGCATCGCCAAGCTGGTGGTCGCCCCCATCGTGCTCGGCGTGGTCGTGCATCACTTCGCGCGTGACCTGATCCGCGAGTGGGAGTCGGCATTGGCGAGTCTGGCCATGCTGGCCATCGTGCTGATCATCGCCATCGTGGTCTCGCTCAACGTCGGGCGCCTCGCCACGCTGGGCCCGCTGGTCGCGCTGGCGGTCGTGGCACACAATGCCATCGGCCTGAGCGCCGGCTATGGCCTGTCGCGCCTGTTCGGACTGGATGAACGCACTTCGCGCACCATCGCCATCGAGGTCGGCATGCAGAATTCCGGCCTGGCGGCGTCACTGGCCAGTCAGTTCTTCTCCGCCACGGCGGCGCTGCCGGGGGCGATCTTCTCCATCTGGCACAATGTCTCGGGGTCGCTGCTGGCAGGCTACTGGAAGCGTCGCCCGCCCAAGTTCGTGACCGGCAGCAAGCACCGCTACGAGGTCTGA
- the ttcA gene encoding tRNA 2-thiocytidine(32) synthetase TtcA, whose protein sequence is MFTPDSELSSSPTDAATAKRELNKLQKRLRRNVGTAITDYGMIRDGDKVMVCLSGGKDSYTMLDILMNLQRNAPVQFTLVAVNLDQKQPGFPEHVLPAWLESVGVEYHILERDTYSIVKEKVPEGKTTCGLCSRLRRGSLYGFATEIGATKIALGHHRDDILETLFLNMFFGGKLKTMPPKLLSDDQRHIVIRPLAYCRESDIEAYSNAREFPIIPCNLCGSQENLQRQVVKEMLQDWEKKHPGRLETMFHAVTSVAPSHLADRDLFDFAGLDEQRDRFQASRIDALDMNSEQADMADDLFEAERRVKPLAGSAASLGHEL, encoded by the coding sequence ATGTTCACACCCGATAGCGAGCTTTCGTCCAGCCCCACTGATGCGGCCACTGCCAAGCGCGAACTGAACAAGTTGCAGAAGCGCCTGCGGCGCAATGTCGGTACCGCCATCACCGATTACGGCATGATCCGTGATGGTGACAAGGTGATGGTGTGCCTGTCCGGGGGCAAGGATTCCTACACCATGCTGGATATCCTGATGAACCTGCAGCGCAATGCGCCGGTGCAGTTCACGCTGGTGGCAGTGAATCTCGATCAGAAGCAGCCAGGCTTCCCGGAACATGTGCTGCCGGCATGGCTCGAGTCGGTGGGCGTCGAGTACCACATCCTCGAGCGCGACACCTATTCCATCGTCAAGGAGAAGGTGCCGGAGGGCAAGACGACCTGCGGGCTGTGCTCGCGCCTGCGTCGCGGCTCTCTATATGGCTTCGCCACCGAGATCGGTGCGACCAAGATCGCCCTCGGCCACCACCGCGACGACATCCTCGAGACGCTGTTCCTGAACATGTTCTTCGGTGGCAAGCTCAAGACGATGCCGCCCAAGCTGCTCTCTGACGACCAGCGCCATATCGTGATCCGTCCGCTGGCCTACTGCCGTGAATCGGATATCGAGGCCTATTCCAACGCCCGCGAATTCCCGATCATCCCCTGCAATCTGTGCGGCTCGCAGGAGAATCTGCAGCGTCAGGTGGTCAAGGAGATGCTGCAGGACTGGGAGAAGAAGCATCCGGGGCGTCTGGAAACCATGTTCCATGCCGTCACCTCGGTGGCGCCATCACATCTGGCAGACCGCGACCTGTTCGATTTCGCGGGCCTGGATGAGCAGCGTGACCGCTTCCAGGCCTCGCGTATCGATGCGCTGGACATGAATTCCGAGCAGGCCGACATGGCTGATGATCTGTTCGAGGCCGAGCGCCGCGTCAAGCCGCTGGCCGGCTCGGCGGCCTCGCTGGGGCATGAGCTGTAA
- a CDS encoding TrkH family potassium uptake protein, whose translation MSLRVISRILGILLMLFSLTLVPPMLISRVFEDDTLSAFAVAMGITLLTGFALFYPNRHARKELRNRDGFLITVLFWTVLGAFGSLPFLLAEDPNLTIIDAMFESFSGLTTTGATVMTGLDLLPHSILYYRQQLQWLGGMGIVVLAVAILPTLGIGGMQLYRTEIPGPLKDSKLTPRITETAKALWYIYAALTLVCFASYWAAGMSWFDALGHSFSTVAVGGFSTHDASIGYFDSASIEMICVFFMVVSSISFGLHFAAWREGRISHYLRDPETRFFLILLLILTCVTIAGLLLTGSYDDSKALRHGLFEAVSVATTTGFGVADFTGWPGVLPMMLFIAAFIGACSGSAGGGMKVIRILLILKQGVREIHRLIHPNAILSVKVGKMRISEGVAEAVWGFFSVYLMLFVLMMLGMLATGLDQVTAWSAVGSALNNLGPGLGEVATHYGDIPGAAKGILILAMLLGRLEIFTILVLFTPAFWRR comes from the coding sequence ATGAGTCTACGCGTGATCTCTCGCATCCTCGGTATCCTGCTGATGCTGTTCAGCCTGACGCTGGTGCCGCCGATGCTGATCTCGAGGGTCTTCGAGGACGACACCCTGAGTGCCTTCGCCGTGGCGATGGGCATCACCCTGCTGACCGGTTTCGCGCTGTTCTACCCCAATCGGCACGCCCGCAAGGAGCTGCGCAACCGCGATGGCTTCCTGATCACGGTGCTGTTCTGGACCGTGCTGGGCGCCTTCGGCTCGCTGCCCTTCCTGCTCGCCGAAGACCCGAACCTGACCATCATCGATGCCATGTTCGAGTCGTTCTCGGGGCTCACCACTACCGGCGCCACGGTGATGACGGGGCTCGATCTGCTGCCCCACTCCATCCTCTACTACCGCCAGCAGCTGCAATGGCTGGGCGGCATGGGGATCGTGGTGCTGGCGGTGGCGATCCTGCCGACACTCGGCATCGGCGGCATGCAGCTCTACCGCACCGAGATTCCCGGCCCGCTGAAGGATTCCAAGCTGACGCCGCGCATCACCGAGACGGCCAAGGCGCTGTGGTACATCTACGCTGCGCTGACGCTGGTGTGCTTCGCCAGTTACTGGGCGGCCGGCATGAGCTGGTTCGATGCTCTGGGCCACAGCTTCTCGACCGTCGCGGTCGGTGGCTTCTCGACTCACGACGCCAGCATCGGCTACTTCGATTCAGCCAGCATCGAGATGATCTGCGTGTTCTTCATGGTGGTGTCCTCGATCAGCTTCGGCCTGCACTTCGCCGCCTGGCGCGAGGGCCGCATCAGCCATTATCTGCGTGATCCGGAGACACGCTTCTTCCTGATCCTGCTGCTGATCCTGACCTGCGTCACCATCGCCGGCCTGCTGCTCACCGGCAGCTACGATGACAGCAAGGCACTGCGCCACGGCCTGTTCGAGGCCGTCTCGGTAGCCACCACCACCGGCTTCGGCGTCGCCGATTTCACCGGCTGGCCGGGCGTCTTGCCGATGATGCTGTTCATCGCCGCCTTCATCGGCGCCTGCTCCGGGTCCGCCGGTGGCGGCATGAAGGTCATCCGCATCCTGCTGATCCTCAAGCAGGGCGTGCGCGAGATCCATCGTCTGATCCACCCCAATGCCATCCTGTCAGTCAAGGTCGGCAAGATGCGCATCTCCGAGGGCGTGGCTGAAGCGGTGTGGGGCTTCTTCTCCGTCTACCTGATGCTGTTCGTGCTGATGATGCTGGGCATGCTCGCCACCGGGCTTGACCAGGTGACGGCGTGGTCAGCGGTCGGCTCGGCGCTCAACAATCTGGGGCCGGGGCTGGGTGAGGTCGCGACCCACTATGGCGATATCCCGGGGGCCGCCAAGGGCATCCTGATTCTCGCCATGCTGCTGGGACGTCTGGAGATCTTCACCATCCTGGTGCTGTTCACGCCGGCCTTCTGGCGGCGCTGA
- a CDS encoding 3'-5' exonuclease encodes MFEQLRRASDRRRHAQGEFAELFRPWHAAERGGERVALDCETTSLDVGHAELVSLAAVRFDARHIHTSSALSLYLQCPQGLQGDSIRIHRLRGIDLHGGEALGDALRQLLEFIGNRPLVGWCIDFDVAVINRHLRPRFGFDLPSQRHDLARDYARRCKHEQPDAAPDLRFEAMADALGVPVIGRHSALGDAVTSALMAQRLMQAPLSPSLASQA; translated from the coding sequence ATGTTCGAACAACTGAGACGCGCCAGTGATCGTCGTCGCCATGCGCAGGGCGAGTTCGCCGAACTCTTTCGTCCCTGGCATGCCGCCGAGCGGGGCGGGGAGCGTGTGGCGCTGGACTGCGAGACCACCAGTCTCGATGTCGGCCATGCCGAGCTGGTCTCGCTGGCGGCGGTGCGTTTCGATGCGCGCCATATCCATACCTCCAGCGCGTTGTCGCTCTACCTGCAATGCCCGCAAGGTCTGCAGGGCGACTCGATCCGTATCCATCGTCTGCGCGGTATCGATCTGCATGGTGGAGAAGCGCTGGGGGATGCACTACGGCAGCTGCTGGAGTTCATCGGCAATCGCCCGCTGGTGGGCTGGTGCATCGACTTCGATGTCGCGGTGATCAATCGTCACCTGCGCCCACGTTTCGGCTTTGATCTGCCCAGCCAGCGTCATGATCTCGCGCGCGATTACGCTCGGCGCTGCAAGCATGAGCAGCCGGATGCCGCCCCGGACCTGCGTTTCGAGGCGATGGCTGACGCCCTGGGCGTGCCGGTGATCGGTCGCCACAGTGCGCTGGGGGACGCCGTGACCAGTGCGCTGATGGCGCAGCGCCTGATGCAGGCACCGCTGTCGCCCTCGCTGGCCAGCCAGGCCTGA
- a CDS encoding SIR2 family NAD-dependent protein deacylase — protein MSEGFKDPGARHGRHLVVLSGAGISAESGLRTFRAEDGLWEEHRLEDIATPQAFRRDPQQVLRFYDDRRTQVRRARPNAAHKALAELEQHGFRVSVITQNIDDLHERAGSREVVHLHGEILKARSSVDHGLRYPLPRGGIRLGDLCDKGSQLRPDVVWFGEAVPLYAVAEEIAAEADLLLIVGTSLKVMPASNLYAAAPLDAPIVLVDPNADELAEPGVLPLAESAGQAVPRLVRHWLYQGHLGLPDTL, from the coding sequence ATGAGTGAAGGCTTCAAGGACCCCGGTGCACGTCACGGACGCCATCTGGTCGTGTTGAGTGGCGCCGGCATCAGTGCCGAGAGCGGCCTGCGCACCTTCCGCGCCGAGGATGGCCTGTGGGAAGAGCATCGTCTGGAAGACATCGCGACGCCGCAGGCCTTCCGACGTGACCCCCAGCAGGTGCTGCGCTTCTACGATGACCGCCGCACCCAGGTACGACGCGCCAGGCCCAACGCGGCCCACAAGGCGTTGGCGGAGCTTGAGCAGCACGGCTTTCGCGTCTCGGTCATCACCCAGAACATCGATGACCTCCACGAGCGAGCGGGCTCGCGCGAGGTCGTGCATCTGCATGGCGAGATTCTCAAGGCGCGCTCCAGCGTCGATCACGGCCTGCGCTATCCCTTGCCGCGTGGTGGCATTCGCCTCGGAGACCTGTGTGACAAGGGCAGTCAGCTGCGCCCGGACGTGGTGTGGTTCGGTGAGGCGGTGCCGCTCTATGCGGTCGCCGAGGAGATCGCCGCCGAGGCGGACCTGTTGTTGATCGTCGGCACCTCGCTCAAGGTCATGCCGGCGTCCAACCTCTATGCAGCAGCACCGCTGGATGCCCCCATCGTGCTGGTCGACCCGAATGCCGATGAACTGGCCGAGCCCGGCGTGCTGCCGCTGGCCGAAAGTGCCGGGCAGGCAGTACCGCGCCTTGTGCGCCATTGGTTGTATCAGGGCCACCTGGGGCTGCCTGATACGTTATGA
- a CDS encoding tRNA-uridine aminocarboxypropyltransferase — MCDSRPPPADGDDIAACAPHSASAVASSTDGDAVAIDTVAPGEGSGITTLPSGEPEAWHGRHPRREFKARGSQVIRCEACRLPRLNCLCPYQVTAESRIKFWLITHPLEHYKPTNTGRLITDVLAGTEVFSWYRVEPDPRLLALLEDERYQPFIIFPDDQPDYADRVVDVNAIAGVGADVATHTASGEARIPVFILLDGTWRQARRIFRKSPYLDGLPVLPLHTQRLTRYHLRKPASEAHLCTAEVAAELLRQAGEENAASVLDDYFDAFNDCYRASRIHYVLEPTAPMRRLLARRDATSGES; from the coding sequence ATGTGTGATTCCCGCCCCCCGCCGGCTGATGGCGACGATATCGCCGCCTGTGCGCCTCACTCTGCTTCCGCTGTCGCCTCCAGCACCGATGGCGACGCTGTGGCAATCGACACCGTCGCGCCAGGCGAAGGCAGTGGCATCACCACGCTGCCCAGTGGCGAGCCGGAGGCGTGGCACGGGCGGCACCCGCGCCGCGAGTTCAAGGCGCGCGGCAGTCAGGTGATTCGCTGTGAGGCGTGCCGCCTGCCCAGGCTCAATTGCCTGTGCCCGTATCAGGTGACTGCCGAGTCGCGGATCAAGTTCTGGCTGATCACGCATCCGCTGGAGCACTACAAGCCGACCAATACCGGACGCCTGATCACGGACGTGCTGGCGGGCACCGAGGTCTTCAGCTGGTATCGCGTCGAGCCGGACCCGCGCCTGCTGGCGCTGCTGGAAGATGAGCGCTATCAGCCCTTCATCATCTTCCCGGACGACCAGCCTGACTACGCCGATCGCGTGGTCGACGTGAACGCCATCGCCGGCGTCGGCGCCGATGTGGCGACCCATACCGCCAGCGGTGAGGCGCGCATTCCGGTGTTCATCCTGCTCGATGGCACCTGGCGTCAGGCGCGGCGCATCTTCCGCAAGAGCCCCTATCTGGACGGCCTGCCGGTATTGCCGCTGCATACTCAGCGCCTGACCCGCTATCACCTGCGCAAGCCTGCCTCCGAGGCGCACCTGTGCACGGCGGAAGTGGCGGCGGAGCTGCTGCGTCAGGCGGGGGAAGAGAACGCGGCCAGCGTGCTGGATGACTACTTCGATGCCTTCAACGATTGCTATCGTGCCAGCCGCATCCACTACGTGCTGGAGCCGACCGCGCCGATGCGCCGCCTGCTGGCGCGCCGTGACGCCACTAGCGGCGAGTCATAG
- a CDS encoding DUF294 nucleotidyltransferase-like domain-containing protein gives MQASLVDIAFEEPPFSLLDERLRQRLAEGVDLHYFEALAQPLVPGAVGEAVYIIHKGEVAELAADSALPDAAMLGKAQREGLDAWVSLRIGHYTAGDLFGALTLLNGHCRTRFVCEQETLCYQLPAKLFFSLCEECPAFGEYFQHSLSDKARLLAAQRDTRQGASRDQAGFMLARVMDCMRPPLKLAASASIEQGVKAMQTAGADSLIITVEGRQGVVTRTDLLNALVIQGLAPSHPLASLGSFALVAVTAEEYLFQALVQMTRHRVARVVVKERLTPDAAVVGVIELTDVLGFFSNRSQLVSLEIERASDMAALEQASARLPEMVRALAMQGVHMRHAMALLSALNGRLIERTFAMLVEEEHRASSCLMLMGSEGRGEQILKTDQDNGLIIADGHQWPENEDTLQRFSDALAGLGYPPCPGNIMVSNPEWVATESRWRGKIARWCAGRDGEALMNLAIVFDARASGGNETLVDSLRGHLVRHATRDELLLSHFARPALHFSTPLTLFGSLRSPRHGIDIKKGGIFPIVHGVRTMALERGVMATGTFARLEALVSDGRIEASDSADLAEALSLFAELRLRQQLRHLEEDEHGAAAGAGGKSDSRKDGQDTTAAAREAKSRNLIITQSLSSLERDLLRDALSRVKDFKQRLSHRYHLEY, from the coding sequence ATGCAAGCGTCACTGGTGGATATCGCGTTCGAGGAGCCGCCGTTCAGCCTGCTGGATGAGCGTCTTCGGCAACGGCTGGCCGAAGGGGTGGACCTTCACTATTTCGAGGCGCTGGCGCAGCCGCTGGTGCCGGGGGCCGTCGGTGAGGCGGTCTACATCATTCACAAGGGCGAGGTGGCGGAACTGGCCGCCGATTCGGCACTGCCGGACGCCGCCATGCTCGGCAAGGCACAGCGCGAGGGACTGGATGCCTGGGTCAGCCTGCGCATCGGTCATTACACCGCGGGGGACCTGTTCGGGGCGCTGACGCTGCTCAATGGCCATTGCCGTACCCGCTTCGTCTGCGAGCAGGAGACGCTGTGCTACCAGCTGCCCGCAAAGCTGTTCTTCTCGTTGTGCGAGGAGTGTCCTGCCTTCGGTGAGTACTTCCAGCACAGCCTGAGTGACAAGGCGCGGCTGCTGGCGGCGCAGCGTGATACCCGTCAGGGCGCGAGTCGCGACCAGGCGGGCTTCATGCTGGCGCGGGTGATGGACTGCATGCGTCCGCCGCTCAAGCTGGCGGCCAGCGCCAGTATCGAGCAGGGCGTCAAGGCCATGCAGACGGCGGGGGCGGACAGCCTGATCATCACTGTCGAGGGGCGTCAGGGCGTGGTGACACGCACGGACCTGCTCAATGCGCTGGTGATTCAGGGCTTGGCGCCCAGCCATCCGCTCGCCTCGCTGGGCAGTTTTGCGCTGGTGGCGGTCACGGCGGAGGAGTATCTGTTCCAGGCGCTGGTGCAGATGACCCGCCACCGGGTCGCGCGAGTCGTGGTCAAGGAGCGCCTGACGCCTGACGCGGCGGTCGTCGGGGTCATCGAGCTGACCGACGTGCTGGGGTTCTTCTCCAATCGCAGTCAGCTGGTGAGTCTCGAGATCGAGCGCGCCTCTGACATGGCGGCGCTTGAGCAGGCCAGTGCGCGTCTGCCGGAAATGGTCAGAGCGCTGGCGATGCAGGGGGTGCACATGCGCCATGCCATGGCGCTGTTGAGTGCGCTCAACGGGCGTCTGATCGAGCGCACCTTCGCCATGCTGGTGGAGGAGGAGCACCGAGCCTCGAGTTGCCTGATGCTGATGGGCAGCGAAGGGCGCGGCGAACAGATCCTCAAGACCGATCAGGACAATGGGCTGATCATCGCCGATGGCCACCAGTGGCCTGAAAACGAGGACACCCTGCAGCGCTTCAGTGACGCCCTGGCGGGTCTCGGCTATCCACCATGCCCGGGCAACATCATGGTCTCCAATCCGGAGTGGGTCGCCACCGAGTCGCGCTGGCGCGGCAAGATCGCACGCTGGTGCGCCGGGCGCGATGGCGAGGCGCTGATGAATCTGGCCATCGTCTTCGATGCGCGCGCCAGCGGCGGCAATGAAACGCTGGTCGACAGCTTGCGCGGACACCTGGTGCGCCACGCCACGCGCGATGAACTGCTGCTGTCGCACTTCGCGCGCCCGGCGCTGCATTTCTCGACCCCGCTGACGCTGTTCGGCTCCTTGCGCTCGCCGCGCCACGGCATCGATATCAAGAAGGGCGGCATCTTCCCCATCGTGCATGGTGTTCGCACCATGGCGCTGGAACGTGGAGTGATGGCCACTGGCACCTTCGCGCGGCTTGAGGCGCTGGTCAGTGATGGGCGTATCGAGGCCAGCGACAGTGCCGACCTTGCCGAGGCACTGTCGCTGTTCGCCGAGTTGCGTCTGCGCCAGCAGCTGCGCCATCTGGAAGAGGATGAACATGGCGCGGCGGCTGGCGCTGGCGGGAAAAGCGACTCGCGAAAGGATGGCCAGGACACGACCGCGGCGGCGCGTGAGGCGAAGAGTCGCAACCTGATCATCACCCAGTCGCTGTCCTCGTTGGAGCGTGATCTATTGCGCGATGCCTTGAGTCGAGTCAAGGACTTCAAGCAGCGCCTGTCACATCGTTATCACCTGGAATACTGA